A single window of Pseudarthrobacter psychrotolerans DNA harbors:
- a CDS encoding GntR family transcriptional regulator, which translates to MANQLGLIIDRSSPVPLYHQVVQGIEAAIHSGILEPGSRLENEIDLAAQLSLSRPTMRKAMDELVRSGLLVRKRGVGTQVVSSQVRRPLELSSLFDDLSNNGKKPTTQVLTFSHMEADAATLATLELPAGSKVYHFTRLRKVGGKPLALMENWVRDDIATMDEAMLASEGLYAILRRGGVNFRLASQRIGAMIANDYQARLLEAEVSSALVTMERTATDDAGRRVETGHHVYRADSYSFEMTLVQR; encoded by the coding sequence ATGGCGAATCAACTTGGTCTCATCATCGACCGTTCCTCGCCCGTGCCCCTGTACCACCAGGTGGTACAGGGCATCGAGGCCGCGATCCACAGCGGAATCCTGGAACCCGGGAGCCGGCTGGAGAACGAAATCGACCTCGCGGCCCAGCTGAGCCTGTCCCGGCCCACCATGCGCAAAGCCATGGATGAACTGGTCCGCTCGGGGCTGCTGGTCCGCAAGCGCGGCGTGGGCACCCAGGTGGTCTCCAGCCAGGTCCGCCGCCCACTGGAGCTTTCCAGCCTGTTTGATGACCTCTCCAATAACGGCAAGAAGCCCACCACCCAGGTGCTGACCTTCTCCCACATGGAGGCAGACGCGGCGACGCTCGCCACCCTCGAACTGCCTGCCGGCTCCAAGGTGTACCACTTCACCCGCCTGCGGAAAGTGGGCGGCAAGCCCCTCGCCCTGATGGAGAACTGGGTCCGGGACGACATCGCCACCATGGACGAAGCCATGCTCGCCTCTGAGGGCCTCTACGCCATCCTCCGCCGCGGCGGAGTCAACTTCCGCCTGGCCTCGCAAAGAATCGGCGCGATGATCGCCAACGACTACCAGGCGCGCCTGCTGGAGGCCGAGGTCAGTTCCGCACTGGTCACCATGGAGCGCACCGCAACAGACGACGCCGGCCGCCGGGTGGAAACCGGACACCACGTGTACCGGGCGGATTCGTACAGCTTTGAAATGACACTCGTACAGCGCTAA
- a CDS encoding Gfo/Idh/MocA family oxidoreductase, whose protein sequence is MKDVILGLVGVGRIGVMHANNIAALNGALNPEGINVSLLLTDVAEDHARGIAAGLGAGFLPSVEELIAAGVDGLVIATGTGTHPELIKAGVDAGIPVFCEKPVAMNVADALPVLDYIRANNGVVQIGHQRRFDHGYLEAKRAYQAGELGWIHSLRAVTCDMAPPPVEFLASSGGLFRDCSVHDFDILRWLTGREIVEVYAKGSNNGDPAIGAVGDVDTALALVTFDNGTVGTVSATRYNGAGHDVRLEIQGSSRSLMVGLDEQTAMASAEAGIAFPAGEPHRTFAERFDQAYRSEMAAFVELILGRRENPCTPEDAVAASRVADAAQESLATGVPVKVVLAAANAG, encoded by the coding sequence ATGAAGGACGTCATTCTCGGTCTGGTCGGAGTGGGGCGCATCGGCGTCATGCACGCCAACAACATCGCCGCGCTCAACGGAGCTCTTAACCCGGAAGGCATCAACGTCAGCCTCCTGCTGACCGACGTCGCCGAGGACCACGCCAGGGGCATTGCCGCGGGCCTCGGTGCCGGATTCCTGCCCTCGGTGGAGGAACTCATCGCCGCCGGCGTGGACGGACTGGTCATCGCCACGGGGACCGGAACCCACCCCGAACTGATCAAGGCGGGCGTGGACGCCGGGATCCCGGTCTTCTGCGAAAAGCCCGTGGCCATGAACGTGGCGGACGCCCTGCCGGTGCTGGACTACATCCGGGCCAACAACGGCGTGGTACAGATCGGCCACCAGCGCCGCTTCGACCACGGCTACCTTGAGGCCAAACGTGCCTACCAGGCGGGCGAGTTGGGTTGGATCCACTCCCTGCGCGCCGTCACCTGCGACATGGCGCCGCCGCCCGTGGAGTTCCTCGCCAGCTCCGGCGGACTGTTCCGCGACTGCTCCGTCCACGACTTCGACATCCTGCGCTGGCTGACCGGCCGCGAGATCGTGGAGGTCTATGCGAAGGGCTCCAACAACGGCGACCCGGCCATCGGCGCCGTGGGCGACGTGGACACGGCGCTGGCTCTGGTCACGTTCGACAACGGGACAGTCGGTACCGTGTCAGCCACCCGCTACAACGGTGCCGGCCACGACGTCCGCCTGGAAATCCAGGGCTCCAGCCGTTCGCTGATGGTTGGGCTCGATGAGCAAACGGCCATGGCGTCGGCCGAAGCCGGGATCGCGTTCCCCGCCGGGGAACCCCACCGGACCTTCGCCGAGCGCTTCGACCAGGCGTACCGATCGGAAATGGCCGCGTTCGTGGAGCTGATTCTGGGCAGGCGCGAGAACCCCTGCACGCCGGAGGACGCCGTGGCCGCTTCCCGCGTGGCTGACGCCGCCCAGGAATCACTGGCCACCGGCGTCCCGGTCAAGGTGGTGCTGGCCGCGGCCAACGCTGGCTAG
- the iolB gene encoding 5-deoxy-glucuronate isomerase translates to MANWVYPLGTANDGDWDISLGTSDSTLAVDGWAHTGLKVATLAAGAAVVLPAADEERIVVPLNGSFTVSVDGEDYVLKGRASVFHGPSDVLYSGTGRSVTIGSSDGGRVAVATAPAKASYPTRLVTAAETPVELRGAGNCSRQVHNFGTPAALEADRFIVCEVLTPAGNWSSYPPHKHDEEKDGETNLEEIYYFETQVAAGSGAPADADAIGYQRVYASDDRPIDVAAEVRTGDVVLVPYGWHGPAMAAPGYDLYYLNVMAGPGPVREWLISDDPHHGWVRQTWDGQDIDSRLPFGA, encoded by the coding sequence ATGGCCAACTGGGTCTACCCACTGGGAACCGCCAACGACGGCGACTGGGACATCTCGCTCGGAACCTCCGATTCAACCCTGGCCGTGGACGGCTGGGCCCATACTGGCCTGAAGGTGGCTACGCTCGCCGCGGGCGCCGCCGTTGTTCTCCCGGCAGCGGACGAGGAGCGGATTGTGGTTCCGCTCAACGGCTCCTTCACTGTCTCCGTGGACGGTGAAGACTATGTCCTGAAGGGGCGGGCGTCAGTGTTCCACGGCCCCAGCGATGTTCTGTATTCGGGCACCGGCAGGTCCGTCACCATCGGCTCGTCCGACGGTGGACGGGTGGCGGTCGCCACCGCACCGGCAAAGGCCTCGTACCCCACGCGCCTCGTGACCGCCGCCGAGACTCCTGTGGAACTGCGCGGCGCCGGCAATTGCTCCCGCCAGGTCCATAACTTCGGCACGCCTGCGGCACTTGAGGCTGACCGTTTCATCGTGTGTGAAGTCCTCACCCCCGCCGGCAACTGGTCCTCATACCCTCCGCACAAGCACGATGAGGAAAAGGACGGCGAAACGAACCTGGAGGAGATCTATTACTTCGAGACGCAGGTGGCTGCCGGTTCCGGGGCACCCGCCGACGCCGACGCCATCGGCTACCAGCGCGTGTACGCCTCGGATGATCGCCCCATCGACGTGGCAGCCGAGGTCCGCACCGGCGACGTTGTGCTGGTCCCCTACGGTTGGCACGGCCCCGCCATGGCAGCCCCGGGCTACGACCTGTACTACCTGAACGTGATGGCCGGCCCCGGACCGGTCCGTGAATGGCTCATCAGCGATGACCCGCACCACGGCTGGGTCCGCCAAACCTGGGACGGCCAGGACATCGATTCCCGGCTGCCGTTCGGCGCGTAG
- the speB gene encoding agmatinase, which yields MKELRIEANGNLGPIDSSRIPRYAGAATYARLPRLDQVAKADVTVVGVPFDSGVSYRPGARFGSNHIREASRLLRPYNPAWDVSPFENIQVADAGDMAVNPFNINEAIETIQQNALDLTAAGSKLVTLGGDHTIALPLLRAAAERAGGPIAMLHFDAHLDTWDTYFGAEYTHGTPFRRAVEEGILDTEAISHIGTRGPLYGKKDLDDDHRFGFGIVTSADVYYQGVLETVAKVRDRIGNRPLYISVDIDVLDPAHAPGTGTPEAGGITSRELLEVIRGFRGMNLVGADVVEVAPAYDHAEITGVAASHVAYELITLMADNAVEGDRFGTANGYAAQALGQEARQPAGFAAGTKE from the coding sequence TTGAAAGAGCTGCGCATCGAAGCCAACGGCAACCTTGGCCCCATCGATTCATCCCGTATCCCGCGCTATGCCGGCGCTGCAACCTACGCCCGCCTGCCGCGCCTGGACCAGGTGGCCAAGGCTGACGTGACGGTGGTGGGCGTGCCCTTCGACTCCGGCGTGTCCTACCGCCCGGGTGCCCGTTTCGGCTCCAACCACATCCGCGAGGCCAGCCGCCTGCTCCGCCCGTACAACCCTGCCTGGGACGTCAGCCCGTTCGAAAACATCCAGGTTGCTGACGCCGGGGACATGGCCGTCAACCCCTTCAACATCAACGAAGCCATCGAAACCATCCAGCAGAACGCCCTGGACCTCACTGCGGCCGGCAGCAAGCTGGTGACGCTTGGCGGGGACCACACGATCGCCCTGCCGCTGCTCCGCGCGGCTGCCGAGCGGGCCGGCGGACCCATTGCCATGCTGCACTTTGACGCCCATTTGGACACGTGGGACACCTACTTCGGCGCCGAATACACCCACGGCACCCCGTTCCGCCGGGCAGTTGAAGAAGGCATCCTGGACACCGAAGCGATAAGCCACATCGGCACCCGCGGCCCGCTGTACGGCAAAAAGGATCTCGACGACGACCACCGCTTCGGGTTCGGCATCGTCACCTCCGCCGACGTCTACTACCAGGGCGTCCTCGAAACCGTGGCCAAGGTCCGCGACCGGATAGGCAACCGCCCGCTCTACATTTCCGTGGACATCGACGTCCTGGACCCCGCACACGCCCCCGGTACCGGAACGCCCGAGGCCGGCGGCATCACCAGCCGCGAACTCCTGGAGGTCATCCGGGGCTTCCGCGGCATGAACCTGGTGGGCGCCGACGTCGTCGAGGTTGCCCCCGCCTACGACCACGCCGAAATCACCGGCGTGGCAGCCAGCCATGTGGCCTATGAGCTGATCACCCTGATGGCGGACAATGCTGTTGAAGGTGACCGGTTCGGGACCGCCAACGGCTACGCCGCCCAAGCTCTCGGGCAAGAAGCCCGCCAACCTGCCGGTTTCGCCGCCGGAACCAAGGAGTAG
- a CDS encoding cupin domain-containing protein, which yields MKALPVEPSNVPVAIGSRIRAARQSQRLTIEQVADATGLTKGFLSRVERDLTSPSVASLVTLCQVLSISIGDLFVAPETHLTKRNDGPRISLGGEGIVERLLTARSERRIQIIQAVIEPHGRGETELYAVDCDVDVLHVIKGSIRLILTNEEYELNTGDTVTFPGREPHTWVNPTDEAVEVLWVLVPAASR from the coding sequence ATGAAGGCACTGCCAGTTGAGCCGAGCAACGTTCCCGTTGCCATCGGTTCCCGAATCCGTGCGGCCCGGCAGTCCCAGCGGCTGACCATCGAGCAGGTTGCCGATGCTACCGGCCTGACCAAGGGTTTTCTCAGCCGCGTGGAACGTGACCTTACCTCGCCGTCGGTCGCGTCCCTGGTGACCCTGTGCCAGGTCCTGTCCATCTCCATCGGCGATTTGTTTGTGGCCCCGGAAACGCACCTGACCAAGCGGAACGACGGGCCCCGGATCTCCCTCGGCGGCGAAGGCATCGTGGAGCGGCTGCTGACGGCCCGTTCCGAACGGCGCATCCAGATCATCCAGGCCGTCATCGAGCCGCATGGCCGCGGCGAGACCGAGCTCTACGCCGTGGACTGCGACGTGGATGTGCTCCACGTGATCAAGGGAAGTATCCGGCTGATCCTGACCAACGAGGAATACGAGCTCAATACCGGCGACACCGTGACGTTCCCGGGCCGCGAACCGCATACATGGGTCAATCCCACCGACGAGGCCGTCGAGGTTCTCTGGGTCCTGGTCCCCGCCGCCAGCCGGTAG
- a CDS encoding SRPBCC family protein, with translation MNNRYLVSRERFIATPPEVIFEVLATPALHSVIDGSGTVKGAQPRGPERLSLGARFGMEMNMAVDYKILNTVSEFEEGRRIAWRHFYGHVWRYILEPATGADGATGTRVTEQWDARAVRGKVFLRLAGYLRRHPVSIEKTLARLEEHVTGAAR, from the coding sequence ATGAATAACCGATACCTCGTGTCCCGCGAACGTTTCATCGCAACCCCGCCCGAAGTGATCTTTGAGGTACTGGCCACACCGGCGCTGCACAGCGTGATTGACGGCTCCGGCACCGTCAAGGGTGCCCAGCCGCGCGGCCCGGAACGGCTGAGCCTCGGAGCCCGGTTCGGCATGGAAATGAACATGGCAGTGGATTACAAGATCCTGAACACGGTCTCCGAGTTCGAGGAGGGCCGGCGCATCGCCTGGCGCCATTTCTACGGCCACGTGTGGCGCTACATCCTGGAACCGGCCACCGGCGCCGACGGTGCCACCGGCACCCGCGTCACCGAACAATGGGATGCCAGGGCGGTCCGCGGCAAGGTTTTCCTCCGGCTGGCAGGATATCTGCGCCGCCACCCCGTCAGCATCGAAAAAACCCTGGCCCGGCTGGAAGAGCACGTTACCGGAGCGGCTCGCTAG
- a CDS encoding Gfo/Idh/MocA family oxidoreductase, translating into MAYIEQHSAGLSAPVKVGLIGSGWMGAFHAESIARRVPGAVLAAIADPNVESAQTLAQSLGTAKVTADAADILADPEIDAVVIASPARFHSALITQAAAAGKHVFCEKPAGQGLDELDAALAAVEKAGVHFQIGFNRRYADDFQAAKKDLAAGIAGQPQLLRSLTRDPGNGSIPNAARVPAWTVFLETLIHDFDTLNWFNEGAEPVEVYAVADALVEPELRDQGFLDTAVVTIRYSNGAIAVAEANFSALYGYDIRGEVFGSKGMVQAGRATETAARRYTAEGLSADTPRLNVELFRQAYTDELADFAATVRAQRDGTPPPSGAFTLTPGAADARRALAMALACIESVKQGGPVAVAAAPVPALRDDARAGV; encoded by the coding sequence ATGGCCTACATCGAACAGCACTCCGCAGGACTCTCCGCACCCGTGAAGGTCGGGCTCATCGGCTCGGGCTGGATGGGGGCGTTCCATGCCGAGAGCATCGCCCGCCGCGTCCCCGGCGCGGTCCTCGCTGCCATTGCCGACCCCAACGTGGAATCCGCGCAGACCCTTGCCCAATCGCTGGGCACCGCAAAGGTCACGGCCGACGCCGCGGACATCCTGGCCGATCCGGAGATCGATGCCGTGGTCATCGCGAGCCCGGCCCGTTTCCACTCCGCCCTGATCACCCAGGCTGCCGCCGCGGGGAAACACGTCTTCTGCGAGAAGCCCGCGGGCCAGGGGCTCGACGAACTCGACGCCGCGCTTGCCGCCGTTGAAAAAGCCGGGGTGCATTTCCAGATCGGCTTCAACCGACGCTATGCGGATGACTTCCAGGCCGCCAAGAAAGACCTCGCCGCCGGCATCGCCGGGCAGCCGCAGCTCCTGCGCTCGCTGACCCGCGATCCAGGCAACGGCAGCATCCCGAACGCGGCCAGGGTCCCCGCGTGGACGGTCTTCCTGGAGACCCTGATCCACGACTTCGACACCCTGAACTGGTTCAATGAAGGCGCCGAGCCGGTGGAGGTCTATGCCGTGGCCGACGCCCTCGTGGAACCGGAGCTGCGCGATCAGGGCTTCCTGGACACCGCAGTGGTGACCATCCGCTACAGCAACGGCGCCATCGCCGTGGCGGAAGCAAACTTCAGTGCCCTCTATGGCTACGACATCCGCGGAGAGGTCTTTGGTTCCAAGGGCATGGTCCAGGCCGGCCGTGCCACGGAGACGGCGGCCCGGCGTTACACGGCGGAGGGACTGTCCGCGGATACCCCGAGGCTCAATGTTGAACTGTTCCGGCAGGCCTACACAGATGAGCTCGCCGATTTCGCCGCCACGGTTCGCGCACAGCGGGACGGCACACCGCCGCCGTCGGGGGCCTTCACCCTCACTCCCGGGGCCGCAGACGCCCGCCGCGCGCTGGCCATGGCGCTGGCGTGCATTGAGTCGGTCAAACAGGGCGGTCCGGTGGCTGTGGCTGCTGCCCCGGTGCCGGCGCTCCGTGACGACGCCCGGGCCGGCGTCTGA
- a CDS encoding IS1182 family transposase, giving the protein MQGIEDAQRGFLDVEALAGELLAPGSAFAFLAEHRGRLFPDSMMEDLFTSSRGRPSIPASVIGSVLVLQALEGLSDRGTAEALTFDLRWKAACGYGLNEAAFHPSTLTYWRKRLAASGRPHRIIEAVFEVITATGVLNGRHRRAVDSTVLDDAVARQDTITQLIAVIRRFGRDVPDGASLLAVHAAGYDYSRVGKPDIAWDDGEAKNALISALVTDALALLDAVNPEGLQGPAAEAYALLALVAGQDVEPAEGSDGTDGRWQIARRVAKDRIISTVDPDSRHAHKSRSVLRDGYKAHIVGEPETGLITNAAITKAAGEGSTDTQAGKELLAADQSMQDGAPFQVLGDSAYGSGDMLEHLETAGHQALVKPKPLRPAVAGGYTLDDFGHDPEKGTMTCPNGLVRKISSKGNVNFGAGCNDCPLRAACTTAKKGRKLVITEHHGRQRAHRAAAKESGFQQDYRQYRPLIERSIAWLVAGGNRRLRYRGTVKNHAWIQSRVAGLNLKRLLKLGLTHQNEAWAMG; this is encoded by the coding sequence ATGCAAGGTATCGAGGACGCTCAGCGCGGGTTTTTGGATGTGGAGGCACTGGCCGGGGAGTTGTTGGCCCCGGGCAGTGCCTTCGCGTTTTTGGCTGAACACCGGGGCCGGTTGTTCCCGGATTCGATGATGGAGGACCTTTTCACGTCATCGAGGGGCCGTCCATCGATCCCGGCGTCGGTGATCGGTTCGGTGCTGGTTCTTCAGGCGCTGGAGGGACTCTCGGACCGGGGAACGGCCGAGGCGTTGACCTTTGATCTCCGGTGGAAGGCGGCGTGCGGGTACGGGTTGAACGAGGCCGCGTTCCACCCGTCCACGTTGACGTATTGGCGCAAGCGGCTGGCCGCGAGCGGGCGTCCGCACCGGATCATCGAGGCCGTCTTTGAGGTCATTACGGCGACCGGGGTGTTGAACGGGCGGCACCGTCGGGCTGTTGATTCCACGGTCCTGGACGACGCGGTGGCCCGTCAGGACACCATCACCCAGCTGATCGCCGTGATCCGCCGTTTCGGCCGGGATGTCCCTGACGGGGCGAGCCTGCTCGCGGTCCACGCCGCCGGCTATGACTACAGCAGGGTCGGGAAACCGGACATTGCGTGGGACGACGGGGAGGCGAAGAACGCGCTGATTTCGGCATTGGTGACGGATGCGCTTGCATTGTTGGACGCCGTGAACCCGGAGGGCCTGCAGGGCCCGGCCGCGGAGGCGTATGCGTTACTGGCGCTCGTTGCCGGGCAGGACGTGGAACCGGCCGAAGGCTCGGACGGCACGGACGGGCGCTGGCAGATCGCCAGGCGGGTCGCGAAGGACCGGATCATCTCCACCGTGGACCCGGACTCACGGCACGCGCACAAGTCCCGCTCGGTCCTCCGCGATGGATACAAGGCCCATATCGTGGGGGAACCCGAGACCGGGCTGATCACCAACGCCGCGATCACGAAGGCCGCCGGGGAAGGATCTACCGACACCCAGGCCGGCAAGGAGCTGCTGGCCGCCGACCAGTCGATGCAGGACGGGGCGCCGTTCCAGGTCCTGGGCGACTCTGCCTACGGGTCAGGGGACATGCTCGAACACCTGGAAACCGCCGGGCATCAGGCCCTGGTGAAACCCAAACCCCTGCGCCCCGCCGTTGCCGGCGGCTACACCCTCGATGACTTCGGCCACGACCCCGAGAAAGGGACGATGACGTGCCCGAACGGGCTGGTCCGCAAGATCAGCTCCAAAGGCAACGTGAACTTCGGGGCCGGCTGCAACGACTGCCCGCTCCGAGCGGCCTGCACCACGGCGAAGAAGGGCCGCAAACTCGTCATCACCGAGCACCACGGCCGACAGCGCGCTCACCGGGCCGCCGCGAAGGAATCCGGCTTCCAACAGGACTACCGGCAATACCGGCCCCTGATTGAACGCTCCATCGCCTGGCTCGTCGCCGGAGGCAACCGGCGTCTTCGCTACCGGGGCACCGTGAAGAACCACGCCTGGATCCAGTCCCGCGTTGCCGGGTTGAACCTCAAACGACTCCTGAAGCTGGGCCTCACCCACCAAAACGAGGCCTGGGCGATGGGCTGA
- a CDS encoding sodium:solute symporter: MDANFVNIAIVVVYLIAMLAFGWWGKSRTNNNSDFLVAGRRLGPLLYTGTMAAVVLGGASTVGGVGLGYKFGISGMWLVVAIGSGVLLLSLLFAGTIQRLKIYTVSQMLSLRYGQRATQTSGIVMLAYTLMLCATSTGAYATIFVVLFDWERWLAIAVGGAIVLVYSTIGGMWSITLADQVQFIIKTVGIFFLMLPFVLNAAGGFDGIRARVGASWFGKTINTDDTENPEHDVRANRYWVLGLGIVAVLISMAAQDVVVALTIAYDILVGGLLVAILGGLVWKRGTGIAPAWSIAVGSVLTLALLIGYAAGIIPSEDGVYANDPIYWGLGASLVSYIVISLLTPPTDPEVRAAWDKRVAGAVTEELPMEAHPVASHRTH, translated from the coding sequence ATGGACGCTAACTTCGTCAACATCGCCATCGTGGTGGTGTACCTCATCGCCATGCTGGCCTTCGGCTGGTGGGGCAAGTCCCGCACCAACAACAACAGCGACTTCCTGGTGGCCGGCCGCCGTCTTGGCCCCTTGCTCTACACCGGCACCATGGCCGCCGTCGTCCTGGGCGGTGCCTCCACTGTCGGCGGCGTCGGCCTGGGCTACAAGTTCGGCATTTCCGGCATGTGGCTGGTTGTTGCCATCGGCTCGGGCGTGCTCCTCCTGAGCCTGCTCTTCGCCGGCACCATCCAGCGGCTGAAGATCTACACGGTCTCCCAGATGCTCAGCCTGCGCTACGGCCAGCGCGCCACCCAGACCTCCGGCATCGTGATGCTGGCATACACCCTGATGCTCTGCGCCACTTCCACGGGCGCCTATGCCACCATCTTTGTGGTCCTGTTCGACTGGGAGCGCTGGCTCGCCATCGCCGTCGGCGGCGCCATCGTCCTGGTCTACTCCACCATCGGCGGCATGTGGTCCATCACCCTGGCAGACCAGGTGCAGTTCATCATCAAGACGGTCGGCATCTTCTTCCTGATGCTCCCGTTCGTCCTCAACGCGGCCGGCGGGTTCGACGGGATCCGTGCCCGCGTCGGCGCCAGCTGGTTCGGCAAGACGATCAACACCGACGACACCGAAAACCCCGAGCACGACGTCAGGGCCAACCGTTACTGGGTCCTGGGCCTGGGCATCGTGGCGGTGCTGATCTCCATGGCGGCGCAGGACGTCGTGGTGGCACTCACCATTGCCTACGACATCCTGGTGGGCGGCCTGCTGGTGGCCATCCTCGGCGGACTGGTATGGAAGCGCGGCACCGGCATCGCACCCGCCTGGTCCATTGCCGTCGGCTCGGTATTGACCCTGGCACTACTTATCGGATACGCCGCGGGAATCATTCCCAGCGAAGACGGCGTCTACGCCAACGATCCCATCTACTGGGGCCTGGGCGCGTCACTGGTTTCCTACATCGTGATCTCGCTGCTCACGCCTCCCACGGACCCCGAGGTCCGCGCGGCGTGGGACAAGCGGGTCGCTGGAGCGGTCACCGAAGAACTGCCCATGGAGGCCCACCCCGTCGCCAGCCACCGGACCCACTAG
- a CDS encoding IS1634 family transposase, with amino-acid sequence MNTSRRTNKSGLDVEYRSVLLRRTYREEGKVKHETLANLSALPDPAIETLRASLAGKTMVEAGAQLQVTRSLPHGHIEAVYAMAKGLGFESTLGPACRERDLVMALLAARICAPSSKLGTLSWFADTTLGHDLGPVSTDDLYRAMDWLGARQTRIERMLARTYLQAERNPEKLALFDLSSSWVTGTHNPLAAHGYSRDKKRGMEQIEYGMLATRAGIPIAVRVVPGNTPDPTAFIGIAKEIQAMAGVEDMVMVGDRGMITSARIHDLKETALGWVSALRNTAIQALAEDQGPLQMSLFDEQNLAEISHPDYPGERLIACYNPALAGRRKHKRDELLHVTEDRLKTIQAAVSAGRLKDAGKTGVRVGKTVGQNNMAKHFTITITDTTLTYTRNPESIAREAELDGIYVIRTSVEKDTMDAPEAVRVYKSLANVEKIFKTLKSRDLQIRPIYHYTAERTRAHVFLCMLAGHLTWHLREALKPLTYTDENRPTPEEPVAGVHRSAEAQTKARTQTLPDGTPAHSYQGLLAHLGTRTRNTVEITGTTGSFDLLAMPTPTQHQAAAHIQDHIHNQRK; translated from the coding sequence GTGAACACCTCTCGCCGGACGAACAAGTCCGGCCTGGATGTCGAGTACCGTTCCGTGCTGCTGCGCCGCACCTACCGCGAGGAAGGCAAAGTCAAGCATGAAACCCTGGCCAACCTCTCCGCGTTGCCCGATCCCGCGATTGAGACGTTGCGGGCCTCCCTGGCGGGAAAGACGATGGTGGAGGCCGGCGCGCAACTGCAGGTCACCCGCTCCCTGCCCCACGGGCATATCGAGGCTGTCTACGCCATGGCCAAGGGGCTGGGCTTCGAATCGACGTTGGGGCCGGCATGCCGGGAACGGGACCTGGTCATGGCCTTGCTCGCCGCGCGGATCTGCGCACCGTCCTCGAAGCTGGGCACCCTGTCCTGGTTCGCCGACACCACCCTCGGACACGACCTGGGCCCGGTGAGCACTGACGATCTCTACCGGGCCATGGACTGGCTCGGTGCGCGCCAGACCCGGATCGAAAGAATGCTCGCCCGCACCTACCTGCAAGCCGAGCGGAACCCGGAGAAACTGGCCCTGTTCGATCTGTCATCCTCCTGGGTGACAGGCACCCACAACCCGTTGGCAGCCCACGGCTACTCAAGGGACAAGAAGCGCGGAATGGAGCAGATCGAGTACGGGATGCTCGCCACCCGTGCCGGGATTCCGATCGCCGTCCGCGTCGTGCCCGGGAACACCCCGGACCCGACCGCGTTCATCGGCATTGCCAAGGAAATCCAGGCCATGGCCGGGGTGGAGGACATGGTCATGGTCGGTGACCGGGGCATGATCACCTCCGCCCGGATCCACGATCTGAAAGAGACTGCCCTGGGCTGGGTCAGTGCCCTGCGCAACACCGCCATCCAGGCCCTCGCCGAAGACCAGGGCCCCTTACAGATGAGCTTGTTCGATGAGCAGAACCTGGCCGAAATCAGCCACCCGGACTACCCCGGGGAACGCCTTATCGCCTGCTACAACCCCGCCCTGGCCGGGCGCCGCAAACACAAGCGAGACGAGCTCCTGCACGTCACCGAAGACCGGCTGAAAACCATCCAGGCCGCCGTGTCCGCCGGCCGGCTCAAGGACGCCGGGAAGACCGGGGTGCGGGTCGGCAAGACCGTGGGGCAGAACAACATGGCCAAGCACTTCACCATCACCATCACCGATACGACACTGACCTACACGCGCAACCCCGAATCGATTGCCCGGGAAGCGGAACTGGACGGGATCTACGTCATCCGCACCAGCGTCGAGAAAGACACCATGGACGCGCCCGAGGCAGTGCGGGTCTACAAGTCGCTGGCGAACGTGGAGAAGATCTTCAAGACCCTCAAATCCCGGGACCTGCAGATCCGTCCCATCTACCACTACACCGCCGAACGCACGCGGGCCCACGTGTTCCTCTGCATGCTCGCCGGGCACCTGACCTGGCACCTGCGCGAGGCCCTCAAACCCCTGACCTACACCGATGAAAACCGGCCCACACCCGAGGAACCCGTAGCCGGCGTGCATCGCTCCGCCGAAGCCCAGACCAAGGCCCGCACCCAAACACTGCCCGACGGGACCCCGGCCCACAGCTACCAAGGCCTGCTGGCACACCTGGGCACCCGGACCCGGAACACCGTGGAAATCACCGGAACCACAGGCTCCTTCGACCTGCTGGCCATGCCCACACCAACACAGCACCAAGCCGCAGCCCACATCCAAGACCACATCCACAACCAAAGAAAGTAG